One region of Manis pentadactyla isolate mManPen7 chromosome 9, mManPen7.hap1, whole genome shotgun sequence genomic DNA includes:
- the THAP12 gene encoding 52 kDa repressor of the inhibitor of the protein kinase isoform X1 — MPNFCAAPNCTRKSTQSDLAFFRFPRDPARCQKWVENCRRADLEDKTPDQLNKHYRLCAKHFETSMICRTSPYRTVLRDNAIPTIFDLTSHLNNPHSRHRKRIKELSEDEIRTLKQKKINETSEQEQKHKEINNSNAQNPSAEEGSEEHDEDILPLTLEEKENKEYLKSLFEILILMGKQNIPLDGHEADEIPEGLFTPDNFQALLECRINSGEEVLRKRFETTAVNTLFCSKTQQKQMLEICESCIREETLREVRDSHFFSIITDDVVDIAGEEQLPVLVRFVDESHNLREEFLGFLPYEADAEILAVKFHTTITEKWGLNMEYCRGQAYIVSSGFSSKMKVVASRLLEKYPQAIYTLCSSCALNMWLAKSVPVMGVSVALGTIEEVCSFFHQSPQLLLELDSVISALFQTNEEKSKDLKETCHSQWTGRHDAFEILVDLLQALVLCLDGINSDTNTRWNNSIAGRAFVLCSAVTDFDFIVTIVVLKNVLSFTRAFGKNLQGQTSDVFFAASSLTAVLHSLNEVMENIEVYHEFWFEEATSLATKLDIQVKLPGKFRRAQQGNLESQLTSESYYKEALSVPTVEHIIQELKDIFSEQHLKALKCLSLVPSVMGQLKFNTSEEHHADMYRSDLPNPDTLSAELHCWRIKWKHRGKDIELPSTIYEALHLPDIKFFPNVYALLKVLCILPVMKVENERYENGRKRLKAYLRNTLTDQRSSNLALLNINFDIKHDLDLMVDTYIKLYTTKSELPTDNSETIENT, encoded by the exons aTGCCAGAAGTGGGTGGAGAATTGTAGGAGAGCAGACTTAGAAGATAAAACACCTGATCAACTAAATAAACATTATCGATTATGTGCCAAACACTTTGAGACCTCAATGATCTGTAGAACT agtcCTTATAGGACAGTTCTTCGAGATAATGCAATACCAACAATATTTGATCTTACCAGTCATTTGAACAATCCACATAGCAGACACAGAAAACGAATAAAAGAATTG AGTGAAGATGAAATCAGaacactgaaacagaaaaaaa TTAATGAAACTTCTGAACAGGaacaaaagcacaaagaaataaacaatagcaATGCTCAGAACCCCAGTGCAGAAGAAGGGAGTGAAGAACATGATGAGGACATTTTACCTTTAACCCttgaagagaaggaaaacaaagaatacttaaaatctttatttgaaattttgattCTTATGGGAAAACAAAACATACCTCTGGATGGACATGAAGCTGATGAAATCCCAGAAGGTCTGTTTACTCCTGATAACTTTCAAGCACTGCTGGAGTGCCGGATAAATTCTGGTGAAGAGGTTCTGAGAAAGCGCTTTGAGACCACAGCAGTTAACACATTGTTCTGTTCAAAAACACAGCAGAAACAGATGCTAGAGATCTGTGAGAGCTGCATTCGGGAAGAAACCCTCAGGGAAGTGAGAGACTCTCACTTCTTTTCCATTATCACTGATGATGTAGTAGACATAGCAGGGGAGGAGCAATTGCCTGTTTTGGTGAGGTTTGTTGATGAATCTCATAACCTGAGAGAAGAATTTCTGGGCTTCCTACCTTATGAAGCTGATGCAGAAATTTTGGCTGTGAAATTTCACACTACGATAACTGAGAAGTGGGGATTAAACATGGAGTATTGTCGTGGCCAGGCTTACATTGTGTCCAGTGGATTTTCTTCCAAAATGAAAGTTGTTGCTTCTAGACTTCTAGAGAAATATCCCCAAGCTATCTACACACTCTGCTCTTCCTGTGCCTTAAATATGTGGTTGGCAAAATCAGTGCCTGTTATGGGTGTGTCTGTTGCATTAGGGACCATTGAGgaagtttgttcttttttccatcAGTCACCACAACTGCTTTTGGAGCTTGATAGTGTAATTTCTGCCCTTTTTCAGACCaatgaagaaaaaagtaaagaCCTGAAGGAAACTTGCCATTCTCAGTGGACAGGCAGGCATGATGCTTTTGAAATTTTAGTGGACCTCCTACAAGCACTTGTTTTATGTTTAGATGGTATAAATAGTGACACAAATACTAGATGGAATAACTCAATAGCTGGCCGAGCATTTGTACTCTGTAGTGCAGTAACAGATTTTGATTTCATTGTTACCATTGTtgttcttaaaaatgttctctcTTTTACAAGAGCATTTGGGAAAAATCTCCAGGGACAAACCTCTGATGTCTTCTTTGCAGCCAGTAGCTTGACTGCAGTGCTTCATTCACTAAATGAAGTGATGGAAAATATTGAAGTGTATCATGAATTTTGGTTTGAGGAAGCCACAAGTTTGGCAACCAAACTTGATATTCAGGTGAAACTCCCTGGGAAATTCCGCAGAGCTCAGCAAGGTAACCTGGAATCTCAGCTAACCTCCGAGAGTTACTATAAAGAAGCTCTAAGTGTTCCAACAGTGGAACACATTATTCAGGAACTGAAAGATATATTCTCGGAACAGCACCTCAAAGCTCTTAAATGCTTATCTCTGGTACCCTCTGTCATGGGACAGCTCAAATTTAATACATCAGAGGAGCACCATGCTGACATGTACAGAAGTGACTTACCCAATCCTGACACACTTTCAGCTGAACTGCACTGTTGGAGAATCAAGTGGAAACACAGAGGGAAAGATATAGAGCTTCCATCCACCATTTATGAAGCCCTCCATCTGCCAGACATTAAGTTTTTTCCTAATGTTTATGCATTGCTAAAGGTCCTATGTATTCTTCCTGTGATGAAGGTTGAGAATGAACGCTATGAAAATGGGCGAAAACGTCTCAAAGCATACCTGAGGAACACTCTGACAGACCAAAGGTCAAGTAACTTGGCTTTGCTTAACATAAATTTTGATATAAAACATGATCTAGATTTAATGGTGGACACGTATATCAAACTCTATACAACTAAGTCAGAGCTTCCTACAGATAATTCAGAAACCATTGAAAATACCTAA
- the THAP12 gene encoding 52 kDa repressor of the inhibitor of the protein kinase isoform X3, protein MICRTSPYRTVLRDNAIPTIFDLTSHLNNPHSRHRKRIKELSEDEIRTLKQKKINETSEQEQKHKEINNSNAQNPSAEEGSEEHDEDILPLTLEEKENKEYLKSLFEILILMGKQNIPLDGHEADEIPEGLFTPDNFQALLECRINSGEEVLRKRFETTAVNTLFCSKTQQKQMLEICESCIREETLREVRDSHFFSIITDDVVDIAGEEQLPVLVRFVDESHNLREEFLGFLPYEADAEILAVKFHTTITEKWGLNMEYCRGQAYIVSSGFSSKMKVVASRLLEKYPQAIYTLCSSCALNMWLAKSVPVMGVSVALGTIEEVCSFFHQSPQLLLELDSVISALFQTNEEKSKDLKETCHSQWTGRHDAFEILVDLLQALVLCLDGINSDTNTRWNNSIAGRAFVLCSAVTDFDFIVTIVVLKNVLSFTRAFGKNLQGQTSDVFFAASSLTAVLHSLNEVMENIEVYHEFWFEEATSLATKLDIQVKLPGKFRRAQQGNLESQLTSESYYKEALSVPTVEHIIQELKDIFSEQHLKALKCLSLVPSVMGQLKFNTSEEHHADMYRSDLPNPDTLSAELHCWRIKWKHRGKDIELPSTIYEALHLPDIKFFPNVYALLKVLCILPVMKVENERYENGRKRLKAYLRNTLTDQRSSNLALLNINFDIKHDLDLMVDTYIKLYTTKSELPTDNSETIENT, encoded by the exons ATGATCTGTAGAACT agtcCTTATAGGACAGTTCTTCGAGATAATGCAATACCAACAATATTTGATCTTACCAGTCATTTGAACAATCCACATAGCAGACACAGAAAACGAATAAAAGAATTG AGTGAAGATGAAATCAGaacactgaaacagaaaaaaa TTAATGAAACTTCTGAACAGGaacaaaagcacaaagaaataaacaatagcaATGCTCAGAACCCCAGTGCAGAAGAAGGGAGTGAAGAACATGATGAGGACATTTTACCTTTAACCCttgaagagaaggaaaacaaagaatacttaaaatctttatttgaaattttgattCTTATGGGAAAACAAAACATACCTCTGGATGGACATGAAGCTGATGAAATCCCAGAAGGTCTGTTTACTCCTGATAACTTTCAAGCACTGCTGGAGTGCCGGATAAATTCTGGTGAAGAGGTTCTGAGAAAGCGCTTTGAGACCACAGCAGTTAACACATTGTTCTGTTCAAAAACACAGCAGAAACAGATGCTAGAGATCTGTGAGAGCTGCATTCGGGAAGAAACCCTCAGGGAAGTGAGAGACTCTCACTTCTTTTCCATTATCACTGATGATGTAGTAGACATAGCAGGGGAGGAGCAATTGCCTGTTTTGGTGAGGTTTGTTGATGAATCTCATAACCTGAGAGAAGAATTTCTGGGCTTCCTACCTTATGAAGCTGATGCAGAAATTTTGGCTGTGAAATTTCACACTACGATAACTGAGAAGTGGGGATTAAACATGGAGTATTGTCGTGGCCAGGCTTACATTGTGTCCAGTGGATTTTCTTCCAAAATGAAAGTTGTTGCTTCTAGACTTCTAGAGAAATATCCCCAAGCTATCTACACACTCTGCTCTTCCTGTGCCTTAAATATGTGGTTGGCAAAATCAGTGCCTGTTATGGGTGTGTCTGTTGCATTAGGGACCATTGAGgaagtttgttcttttttccatcAGTCACCACAACTGCTTTTGGAGCTTGATAGTGTAATTTCTGCCCTTTTTCAGACCaatgaagaaaaaagtaaagaCCTGAAGGAAACTTGCCATTCTCAGTGGACAGGCAGGCATGATGCTTTTGAAATTTTAGTGGACCTCCTACAAGCACTTGTTTTATGTTTAGATGGTATAAATAGTGACACAAATACTAGATGGAATAACTCAATAGCTGGCCGAGCATTTGTACTCTGTAGTGCAGTAACAGATTTTGATTTCATTGTTACCATTGTtgttcttaaaaatgttctctcTTTTACAAGAGCATTTGGGAAAAATCTCCAGGGACAAACCTCTGATGTCTTCTTTGCAGCCAGTAGCTTGACTGCAGTGCTTCATTCACTAAATGAAGTGATGGAAAATATTGAAGTGTATCATGAATTTTGGTTTGAGGAAGCCACAAGTTTGGCAACCAAACTTGATATTCAGGTGAAACTCCCTGGGAAATTCCGCAGAGCTCAGCAAGGTAACCTGGAATCTCAGCTAACCTCCGAGAGTTACTATAAAGAAGCTCTAAGTGTTCCAACAGTGGAACACATTATTCAGGAACTGAAAGATATATTCTCGGAACAGCACCTCAAAGCTCTTAAATGCTTATCTCTGGTACCCTCTGTCATGGGACAGCTCAAATTTAATACATCAGAGGAGCACCATGCTGACATGTACAGAAGTGACTTACCCAATCCTGACACACTTTCAGCTGAACTGCACTGTTGGAGAATCAAGTGGAAACACAGAGGGAAAGATATAGAGCTTCCATCCACCATTTATGAAGCCCTCCATCTGCCAGACATTAAGTTTTTTCCTAATGTTTATGCATTGCTAAAGGTCCTATGTATTCTTCCTGTGATGAAGGTTGAGAATGAACGCTATGAAAATGGGCGAAAACGTCTCAAAGCATACCTGAGGAACACTCTGACAGACCAAAGGTCAAGTAACTTGGCTTTGCTTAACATAAATTTTGATATAAAACATGATCTAGATTTAATGGTGGACACGTATATCAAACTCTATACAACTAAGTCAGAGCTTCCTACAGATAATTCAGAAACCATTGAAAATACCTAA
- the THAP12 gene encoding 52 kDa repressor of the inhibitor of the protein kinase isoform X2, whose amino-acid sequence MPNFCAAPNCTRKSTQSDLAFFRFPRDPARCQKWVENCRRADLEDKTPDQLNKHYRLCAKHFETSMICRTSEDEIRTLKQKKINETSEQEQKHKEINNSNAQNPSAEEGSEEHDEDILPLTLEEKENKEYLKSLFEILILMGKQNIPLDGHEADEIPEGLFTPDNFQALLECRINSGEEVLRKRFETTAVNTLFCSKTQQKQMLEICESCIREETLREVRDSHFFSIITDDVVDIAGEEQLPVLVRFVDESHNLREEFLGFLPYEADAEILAVKFHTTITEKWGLNMEYCRGQAYIVSSGFSSKMKVVASRLLEKYPQAIYTLCSSCALNMWLAKSVPVMGVSVALGTIEEVCSFFHQSPQLLLELDSVISALFQTNEEKSKDLKETCHSQWTGRHDAFEILVDLLQALVLCLDGINSDTNTRWNNSIAGRAFVLCSAVTDFDFIVTIVVLKNVLSFTRAFGKNLQGQTSDVFFAASSLTAVLHSLNEVMENIEVYHEFWFEEATSLATKLDIQVKLPGKFRRAQQGNLESQLTSESYYKEALSVPTVEHIIQELKDIFSEQHLKALKCLSLVPSVMGQLKFNTSEEHHADMYRSDLPNPDTLSAELHCWRIKWKHRGKDIELPSTIYEALHLPDIKFFPNVYALLKVLCILPVMKVENERYENGRKRLKAYLRNTLTDQRSSNLALLNINFDIKHDLDLMVDTYIKLYTTKSELPTDNSETIENT is encoded by the exons aTGCCAGAAGTGGGTGGAGAATTGTAGGAGAGCAGACTTAGAAGATAAAACACCTGATCAACTAAATAAACATTATCGATTATGTGCCAAACACTTTGAGACCTCAATGATCTGTAGAACT AGTGAAGATGAAATCAGaacactgaaacagaaaaaaa TTAATGAAACTTCTGAACAGGaacaaaagcacaaagaaataaacaatagcaATGCTCAGAACCCCAGTGCAGAAGAAGGGAGTGAAGAACATGATGAGGACATTTTACCTTTAACCCttgaagagaaggaaaacaaagaatacttaaaatctttatttgaaattttgattCTTATGGGAAAACAAAACATACCTCTGGATGGACATGAAGCTGATGAAATCCCAGAAGGTCTGTTTACTCCTGATAACTTTCAAGCACTGCTGGAGTGCCGGATAAATTCTGGTGAAGAGGTTCTGAGAAAGCGCTTTGAGACCACAGCAGTTAACACATTGTTCTGTTCAAAAACACAGCAGAAACAGATGCTAGAGATCTGTGAGAGCTGCATTCGGGAAGAAACCCTCAGGGAAGTGAGAGACTCTCACTTCTTTTCCATTATCACTGATGATGTAGTAGACATAGCAGGGGAGGAGCAATTGCCTGTTTTGGTGAGGTTTGTTGATGAATCTCATAACCTGAGAGAAGAATTTCTGGGCTTCCTACCTTATGAAGCTGATGCAGAAATTTTGGCTGTGAAATTTCACACTACGATAACTGAGAAGTGGGGATTAAACATGGAGTATTGTCGTGGCCAGGCTTACATTGTGTCCAGTGGATTTTCTTCCAAAATGAAAGTTGTTGCTTCTAGACTTCTAGAGAAATATCCCCAAGCTATCTACACACTCTGCTCTTCCTGTGCCTTAAATATGTGGTTGGCAAAATCAGTGCCTGTTATGGGTGTGTCTGTTGCATTAGGGACCATTGAGgaagtttgttcttttttccatcAGTCACCACAACTGCTTTTGGAGCTTGATAGTGTAATTTCTGCCCTTTTTCAGACCaatgaagaaaaaagtaaagaCCTGAAGGAAACTTGCCATTCTCAGTGGACAGGCAGGCATGATGCTTTTGAAATTTTAGTGGACCTCCTACAAGCACTTGTTTTATGTTTAGATGGTATAAATAGTGACACAAATACTAGATGGAATAACTCAATAGCTGGCCGAGCATTTGTACTCTGTAGTGCAGTAACAGATTTTGATTTCATTGTTACCATTGTtgttcttaaaaatgttctctcTTTTACAAGAGCATTTGGGAAAAATCTCCAGGGACAAACCTCTGATGTCTTCTTTGCAGCCAGTAGCTTGACTGCAGTGCTTCATTCACTAAATGAAGTGATGGAAAATATTGAAGTGTATCATGAATTTTGGTTTGAGGAAGCCACAAGTTTGGCAACCAAACTTGATATTCAGGTGAAACTCCCTGGGAAATTCCGCAGAGCTCAGCAAGGTAACCTGGAATCTCAGCTAACCTCCGAGAGTTACTATAAAGAAGCTCTAAGTGTTCCAACAGTGGAACACATTATTCAGGAACTGAAAGATATATTCTCGGAACAGCACCTCAAAGCTCTTAAATGCTTATCTCTGGTACCCTCTGTCATGGGACAGCTCAAATTTAATACATCAGAGGAGCACCATGCTGACATGTACAGAAGTGACTTACCCAATCCTGACACACTTTCAGCTGAACTGCACTGTTGGAGAATCAAGTGGAAACACAGAGGGAAAGATATAGAGCTTCCATCCACCATTTATGAAGCCCTCCATCTGCCAGACATTAAGTTTTTTCCTAATGTTTATGCATTGCTAAAGGTCCTATGTATTCTTCCTGTGATGAAGGTTGAGAATGAACGCTATGAAAATGGGCGAAAACGTCTCAAAGCATACCTGAGGAACACTCTGACAGACCAAAGGTCAAGTAACTTGGCTTTGCTTAACATAAATTTTGATATAAAACATGATCTAGATTTAATGGTGGACACGTATATCAAACTCTATACAACTAAGTCAGAGCTTCCTACAGATAATTCAGAAACCATTGAAAATACCTAA